From one Verrucomicrobiales bacterium genomic stretch:
- a CDS encoding PAS domain-containing protein, protein MRATAQLDVPPTRRVGQVQSHPDSAWEALIPAACFTQALDGNFIWLNAEIENVTGLAGSQWQDEATDFWSCVHEADFEGVRAHWDRCLESPQLIHSHRFRLRHPLTQVISTVSERRQAVQGSNGELLFQGTWINVTPESAAQERLPSSSWQRSLASLTPGVAHDLNNHFASILALSDSFVRKTPPDHPLHQGSKTIKDSVQQAARLVQQLVAMHLSKLGEFRYHDLNELTRETVEFLRHATSRRFEFKTELAPGSLPIYADSQVFKRCLIAIVKNAVEAVPMPAPGKITFSTSPEASIPVDLRPRSGPRAKPYVTLAIHNTGPAIPDHESRQLFTSWFSSKPPAEGAGLSLWWARQSLEAQGGTITLDPSNAQGTTFRLWFPLSDFTEAEPAHGAIAPPRILVVGSEPGLEEAAAGLRLAGCRVTATSRHALELINTTDQPYDALAILSEVEESEVRSLVQAVRSRRWKTRVARELPADPAAPAWQSRPDLTIPHPLHQPEHCAKLRAALTTPL, encoded by the coding sequence ATGAGGGCAACCGCGCAGCTCGATGTGCCGCCAACCAGGCGCGTCGGGCAGGTTCAGTCCCACCCAGATTCGGCCTGGGAGGCTCTCATCCCCGCCGCCTGCTTTACCCAAGCGTTGGACGGGAACTTCATCTGGCTCAATGCAGAAATTGAAAACGTCACGGGCCTCGCGGGCAGTCAATGGCAGGATGAAGCCACCGACTTTTGGAGCTGCGTTCATGAAGCCGACTTCGAAGGTGTCCGGGCTCATTGGGACCGATGTCTGGAGTCGCCTCAACTCATCCATTCCCACCGCTTCCGACTGCGTCATCCCCTCACCCAGGTGATCTCAACGGTCTCGGAGCGACGCCAAGCGGTTCAAGGTTCGAACGGCGAGCTGCTGTTCCAGGGAACCTGGATCAATGTCACACCGGAAAGCGCCGCGCAGGAACGGCTTCCTTCGAGCAGTTGGCAGCGATCGTTAGCGTCGCTCACCCCGGGAGTAGCCCACGATCTCAATAACCATTTTGCGAGCATCCTGGCGCTGAGCGATAGCTTTGTCCGCAAGACTCCTCCCGACCACCCACTGCATCAAGGCTCCAAGACCATCAAGGACTCGGTGCAACAAGCCGCCCGATTGGTGCAGCAGTTGGTGGCCATGCATCTCTCGAAGCTGGGCGAATTCCGCTACCACGATCTCAACGAACTCACCCGCGAAACCGTCGAGTTCCTGCGGCATGCCACCTCCCGACGGTTCGAGTTCAAGACGGAGCTGGCTCCCGGGAGCCTGCCGATCTACGCCGATAGCCAGGTATTCAAGCGATGCCTGATCGCGATCGTTAAGAACGCAGTGGAAGCGGTGCCCATGCCGGCCCCGGGGAAGATTACTTTCAGCACCTCTCCCGAAGCGAGCATACCGGTGGACCTACGCCCGCGATCGGGCCCCCGAGCCAAGCCCTACGTCACCCTGGCCATTCACAACACCGGCCCGGCCATCCCGGATCACGAGAGCCGACAGCTGTTCACCTCCTGGTTCTCTTCCAAGCCGCCCGCGGAGGGGGCCGGGCTGAGTTTATGGTGGGCCCGCCAAAGTCTGGAAGCCCAGGGCGGGACCATCACTCTGGATCCAAGCAACGCCCAGGGAACGACATTTCGGCTTTGGTTCCCCCTTTCGGACTTCACGGAAGCCGAGCCTGCGCACGGAGCGATTGCCCCGCCACGAATCCTGGTGGTCGGAAGCGAACCCGGCTTGGAAGAGGCGGCGGCCGGGCTGCGCCTGGCTGGCTGCCGGGTCACCGCCACCTCCCGCCATGCGCTCGAACTCATCAACACGACCGACCAGCCCTATGATGCGCTCGCGATCCTGAGCGAGGTGGAGGAATCCGAAGTGCGATCGCTGGTTCAAGCTGTTCGAAGCCGGCGCTGGAAAACTCGGGTGGCGCGTGAACTGCCCGCCGATCCCGCCGCACCCGCCTGGCAGAGCCGGCCCGATCTCACGATCCCTCATCCCCTGCATCAACCGGAGCACTGCGCAAAACTGCGCGCGGCTCTCACGACCCCACTTTAG
- a CDS encoding sigma-54-dependent Fis family transcriptional regulator yields the protein MPIEKIVVLEDDQVQRKNLESLLRYRRYDVASVTTIAAAEEMLAKDNFDLMLVDVQLPDGDGTELLRRLQTKTSRPLVIIMTAFGSIEAAVDCMRDGAFHYLVKPFSAEQLEIILKKADEFTQLVKVNRFLANQELNDERYLLLGESPSMVKLRETIDRVAKADATVLIQGESGTGKELVARAIYSQSPRCGAPFIRVNCAAVPENLIESEFFGHEKGAFTGAIAKREGRFELANRGTILLDEVSEVSPQVQAKLLRVLQEQEFERVGGSRTIKVDVRVIATTNRNMEESIDRKEFRSDLYYRLNVVPLFVAPLRDRMEDVPVLAEAFRMRFARQHGKEVVGISESCTAALMSHRWPGNVRELQNVIERAVIMCDKSALLEPAHLGFGRRGEAASSLPIAPVTVPSAGIPMPAGILSPVFRPTEASATPSAAAPGNGIVTLEEIEKRHILATLEHTKGNRTRAAELLQISIRTLRNKLNEYGYKTLAGPSIGME from the coding sequence ATGCCAATCGAAAAAATTGTGGTTCTTGAAGATGATCAGGTGCAACGCAAGAACCTGGAGTCGCTGCTGCGCTATCGTCGTTATGACGTGGCCTCGGTCACCACCATCGCCGCCGCCGAAGAGATGCTGGCCAAGGACAACTTCGATCTGATGCTGGTGGATGTTCAGCTTCCCGACGGAGATGGCACGGAACTGCTCCGCCGTCTGCAGACCAAGACCTCGCGCCCGCTGGTCATCATCATGACCGCCTTCGGATCGATCGAGGCCGCGGTCGATTGCATGCGCGATGGAGCTTTTCACTACCTCGTCAAACCCTTTTCAGCCGAGCAGCTGGAAATCATTCTCAAGAAGGCCGACGAATTCACCCAACTGGTGAAGGTGAACCGGTTCCTCGCCAATCAGGAACTCAACGACGAGCGCTACCTGCTGCTCGGGGAGAGCCCCTCCATGGTCAAGCTCCGGGAGACCATCGATCGCGTCGCCAAGGCGGACGCAACCGTGCTGATCCAGGGGGAGAGCGGCACCGGAAAAGAGCTGGTGGCCCGCGCGATTTACAGCCAGAGCCCGCGCTGCGGCGCGCCCTTTATCCGGGTGAACTGCGCGGCGGTTCCCGAGAACCTGATCGAGAGCGAGTTCTTCGGTCACGAGAAGGGCGCGTTCACCGGGGCGATCGCCAAGCGCGAGGGCCGATTCGAACTGGCCAACCGCGGAACGATACTCCTCGACGAAGTCAGCGAAGTCAGCCCTCAGGTGCAAGCCAAGCTGCTGCGCGTGCTCCAGGAGCAGGAATTTGAGCGCGTGGGCGGATCGCGCACCATCAAGGTCGACGTGCGCGTGATCGCCACCACCAACCGGAACATGGAGGAGAGCATCGATCGAAAGGAGTTCCGCTCCGACCTCTACTACCGCCTGAACGTGGTGCCGCTCTTTGTGGCCCCCTTGCGGGATCGCATGGAAGATGTGCCGGTGCTGGCCGAAGCCTTCCGCATGCGCTTCGCCCGTCAGCATGGGAAGGAAGTGGTGGGGATCTCCGAATCCTGCACCGCCGCCCTGATGTCGCATCGCTGGCCCGGTAACGTTCGCGAACTCCAGAATGTCATCGAGCGCGCGGTGATCATGTGCGACAAGTCCGCCCTCCTGGAGCCCGCGCACCTGGGTTTCGGACGTCGCGGCGAGGCGGCCTCCAGCTTGCCGATCGCGCCGGTGACGGTGCCCTCCGCCGGAATACCAATGCCGGCCGGGATTCTGAGTCCGGTATTCCGACCAACGGAAGCCAGCGCGACGCCGTCCGCGGCTGCGCCCGGCAATGGCATCGTCACCCTCGAAGAGATCGAGAAGCGCCACATCCTCGCGACCTTGGAGCACACCAAGGGAAATCGGACTCGGGCCGCGGAACTCCTGCAGATCAGCATCCGGACCCTGCGGAACAAGCTGAACGAATACGGCTACAAGACCCTCGCCGGTCCGAGCATTGGGATGGAGTGA
- a CDS encoding TIGR00266 family protein, producing MNAMHEIDYKLFGDDMQFVEIELDPQEAAVAEAGAMMYMEDGIKMQTVFGDGAPQTGGFFGSLLSAGKRLVTGESLFTTVFSNQGGGKKKVAFAAPYPGKILPIHLSEIGGELHAQKDSFLCAAKGVSLGIAFQKRVGAGFFGGEGFILQRLQGDGWAFVHAGGTLAERTLQPGEVLRVDTGCVVAFQPSVDFDIEFVGGVKSALFGGEGLFFATLRGPGRVWMQSLPFSRMADRIFAASPKAGGSGREEGSMLGGIGRLLDGDNS from the coding sequence ATGAACGCGATGCACGAAATCGACTATAAACTGTTCGGCGATGACATGCAGTTTGTGGAGATCGAACTAGATCCCCAGGAGGCTGCGGTCGCCGAAGCTGGCGCCATGATGTATATGGAGGACGGCATCAAAATGCAGACCGTCTTCGGGGATGGAGCGCCCCAGACCGGCGGCTTCTTCGGTTCCTTGCTCAGCGCCGGCAAACGCCTGGTCACCGGCGAGTCGCTCTTCACCACGGTTTTTTCGAATCAAGGTGGCGGAAAGAAAAAGGTGGCCTTCGCGGCACCCTATCCCGGGAAAATCCTCCCGATTCATCTCTCCGAGATCGGCGGGGAGCTGCACGCCCAAAAGGATTCGTTCCTGTGTGCGGCGAAAGGTGTGAGCCTGGGCATCGCGTTCCAGAAGCGAGTCGGGGCCGGCTTCTTCGGCGGTGAGGGTTTCATCCTCCAGCGTCTGCAGGGCGACGGCTGGGCCTTTGTTCATGCGGGCGGAACCCTGGCGGAACGAACGCTTCAACCCGGCGAGGTGCTCCGCGTCGACACCGGCTGCGTCGTGGCTTTCCAGCCCTCGGTCGACTTCGACATCGAGTTCGTTGGCGGGGTCAAGTCCGCCCTCTTTGGCGGTGAAGGACTCTTCTTCGCCACCCTGCGCGGCCCGGGACGAGTTTGGATGCAATCACTGCCATTCAGCCGGATGGCCGATCGAATCTTCGCCGCCTCACCGAAGGCCGGAGGGTCGGGTCGCGAAGAAGGGTCGATGCTGGGAGGCATCGGACGCCTGTTGGATGGCGACAACTCGTAA